The nucleotide sequence ATTTCTACCTTGACCGGTACGAGGTTACCATCGTTGAATTCGCCCGGTTTCTGAACGCCGGCGGAAATGACAGCCACTACATGGAAGATATGGCCGATCCCGATTTCTGCGGGATTGTCAAACGGGGGGCAGGCGACTATGCCGTGGCTCCGGGAAAAGAATATTACCCCATCGTGTACGCCCGCCCGGAATCTGCACTTGCCTACGCTTCATGGGCGGGTAAGCGCCTCCCTACCGAGTACGAATGGGAAATCGCCGCGCGGGGAAAGGATGCGCGCCTCTACCCCTGGGGCGATCAGCCGCCAGCGCCGGAGCTGGCAAACTTTGATCACCATGTGGGTCATACGACCCCTGTCGGCTCCTACGAGAAAGGGAAAACACCGGAAGGTGTTTATGATATGGCGGGCAATGTCTGGGAATTGCTCCAGGGAAACTGGAAGGAATATCCCTGGGGCAGAAAGATCGCGGGCATGCCGGAAGGAAGACAGCTCATGCGCGGAGGCGCCTGGGTGACGCCGCCGGAAAATATCGGGAGCACCTACCGGAGCGCCATGAAATATTCCGGCTGGGCGGCAATGATAGGATTCAGATGCGCGAAGGATGCAAGGTAAGCCAATCTTGTGGTGTGCCTGGTATCGGTCTATCCGGCGGCATGGTATAACTCCTTGCCTTGCTTAAGGGCAGGATAAATTACTAGAGACGGATTTTCACCGTATTTCTCGATATCGCTTTCGGTTACCACTACCACATCTTTCGCGAAACCCAAACCGCGCAGGTTTTTGTAAATGGTTTGTGCGGTGCGGCGGCGGTGAATGCCTTCGGGCATGACCACCAGAAGATCGATATCGCTGTAAGGCCCCATCTCGCCACGGGCCGCAGACCCGAACAGGATGATGCGCATCGGACGGACTGCTTCCACCGTTCGTTTCACCAGTTCATCAAGAAGGTGCTGTTCTGGTATGCACTGAATGGATCGAGTGTCTCCGTCTTTGCTCATATTTATTCTCCTCTTACAGAAGCGGCCATAACAGGTAAGTTTCTAT is from Candidatus Latescibacter sp. and encodes:
- a CDS encoding nucleotidyltransferase domain-containing protein, whose product is MSKDGDTRSIQCIPEQHLLDELVKRTVEAVRPMRIILFGSAARGEMGPYSDIDLLVVMPEGIHRRRTAQTIYKNLRGLGFAKDVVVVTESDIEKYGENPSLVIYPALKQGKELYHAAG